Proteins from a single region of Gossypium arboreum isolate Shixiya-1 chromosome 1, ASM2569848v2, whole genome shotgun sequence:
- the LOC108470613 gene encoding glycine-rich RNA-binding protein 4, mitochondrial-like, whose amino-acid sequence MAFLSKIGGILKQTASMQLNARLSESRPGLFQVFRSMSSAPSSKLFVGGISFQTDDQSLKEAFSKYGEVVEARVIVDRETGRSRGFGFITYTSTEDASSALQALDGQILHGRQVRVDYANDRPRRNFGGAGSYGGGGGGGYGGGNYGGVGYGGGGGNIGYGNSGNYGGQGSYDGDNYGTGGGVGYGSNFGQSPNYDNGSFEVAGGGSGNDGFAAGGENVGFGGGDQLGSAEDSYKEETAGFGLNDPPSDNFQDEEEDRNGDLSKRV is encoded by the exons ATGGCTTTCTTAAGTAAAATCGGGGGTATACTTAAGCAGACTGCAAGTATGCAGCTCAATGCTCGGTTGTCCGAGTCAAGACCAGGCCTCTTTCAAGTTTTCAGAAGCATGTCCAGTGCCCCGAGCTCGAAACTTTTTGTAGGAG GTATCTCATTCCAAACGGATGACCAAAGTCTAAAAGAAGCATTTAGCAAATACGGTGAAGTTGTTGAAG CAAGAGTTATTGTGGATCGAGAAACAGGAAGGTCGAGAGGATTTGGATTTATCACTTACACCAGCACCGAGGATGCTTCCAGTGCACTACAGGCTTTGGATGGACAG ATTCTCCATGGCCGTCAAGTAAGAGTAGACTATGCAAATGACAGACCTCGTCGTAACTTTGGAGGTGCTGGCAGctatggtggtggtggtggtggtggctaCGGGGGTGGTAACTATGGAGGTGTCGGctatggtggtggtggtggtaacATTGGATACGGTAACAGTGGTAATTATGGAGGCCAAGGAAGCTATGATGGGGATAACTATGGCACTGGTGGTGGTGTTGGCTATGGAAGTAACTTTGGTCAATCCCCCAATTACGACAATGGGAGTTTCGAAGTTGCTGGTGGCGGCAGTGGCAATGATGGTTTTGCAGCTGGTGGTGAAAATGTGGGATTTGGTGGTGGCGATCAACTCGGTAGTGCTGAAGATAGCTACAAAGAGGAAACTGCAGGTTTTGGCCTAAACGATCCACCGAGTGACAACTTCCAGGATGAGGAGGAGGACAGGAATGGTGACTTGTCCAAAAGGGTATGA